Part of the Pseudarthrobacter sp. NBSH8 genome is shown below.
AGTGACGGCAGTCCGAACCACTCGGGCACCGTAGCTACGGCTGGTCAGAATGAGGTGGAGAAGTTCCAGGATCCTGGAATTCCCCCGCACCGTTTGCGCCTGGCCGACACGGACCCGAAGGCCGCAAAGCGTGCAGAACGGCAGGTCGCCGTACTTTTCGGCGCGTCAGTCGTCGGCACCCTGATCTTCCTGGTGGCGTACTTCGCCATCGACTTGGGCGAAGGAACAAGCATCGCCACTATCCGGCTGCAGAACGCTTTGCTGGGCGTTGGCACCGCTTTTGCGATGCTCGGCATCGGCACCGGCATTGTGCACTGGGCCAAGGCCCTCATGCCGGACCATGAAGTCTCCGAAGAACGCCATCCCATCCGCACCGAAGAAGACCGCCTGGCGGCCGTCCGGATCGTGGATGACATCGTTGAAGAGACCGGCATTAAGCGCCGCCCGCTCATCCGCAACACGCTGCTCGGTGCTATGGCCCTGGCCCCACTTCCCGCAATTGCGGTTTTTGGTGACCTTGGCCCCCGCCCCGACCGGGCGCTGGCCCACACCATGTGGGCGCCGCAGGAGGGCAAGCTCAAGCGCCTCACCCGCGACCCCGACGGCACACCTATCAAGGCCTCTGACGTCACCATCGGCTCGGCTTTCCACGTAATTCCCGAGGGCCTGAACGAGCTGCATGAAGGCAAGCTCAACGAAAAGGCCAAGGCAGTCGTCCTGCTGATGCGTCTGGACCCCGCGTCGCTGAACCCCTCCGAGGGCCGCGAAGACTGGAGCTACAACGGAATCGTTGCGTACTCCAAGATCTGCACCCACGTCGGTTGCCCCGTTGCCCTGTATGAGCAGCAGACGCACCACTTGCTGTGCCCGTGCCACCAGTCCACCTTTGACCTCACGAACGAGTGCAAAGTGATCTTTGGCCCGGCCAGCCGGCCCCTCCCGCAACTGCCGATCGCAGTGGACGCCGAGGGCTACCTGGTCGCAACCAGCGACTTCAATGAACCTGTAGGACCGAGTTACTGGGAGCGTGATGAGCATGAGCGCAGCATCGAGAGCTGAAGCCCCCGCCTTCGTCGCCAAGACTAAAGCCGGACGCATCACTGATTTTGTTGACGCGCGAGTTGGCGGATCAGGAATCCTGCGCGAATTCGGACGCAAGGTATTTCCCGATCACTGGTCATTCATGTTCGGTGAAGTGGCCCTTTATTCCTTCGTCATCCTCCTGCTTTCGGGCACCTTCCTGACGTTCTTCTTTGACCCGTCCATGGCGGAGACCCACTACGACGGTTCATACCTGCCGTTGAAAAACGTCGAGATGTCCGTGGCGTACAGTTCCTCGCTGGACATTTCCTTCGACATCCGTGGCGGTCTGTTTATGCGCCAGGTCCACCACTGGGCCGCACTGCTCTTCGTTGCCTCGATCGCCGTGCACATGCTGCGTGTTTTCTTCACGGGTGCTTTCCGCAAACCGCGTGAAATGAACTGGGTTGTCGGCAGCGTCCTGCTGATCCTCGCCATGGCAGCCGGCTTTACTGGCTACTCCCTCCCCGATGACCTGCTCTCCGGCAACGGCCTGCGGATCATCGACGGTGTTATGAAGGCAATCCCGGTTGTCGGGACGTACATTTCCTTCTTCTTCTTCGGCGGAGAGTTCCCGGGAACGGCTGTTATTGGCCGCCTCTACATGCTGCACATCCTGCTTGTGCCGGCGCTGATCCTGTTGATGATCGTCCTGCACCTCTTTATGGTGGTTGTGCACAAGCACACCCAGTACCCCGGTCCGGGCCGCAATGACGGTAACGTTGTTGGCTACCCGCTCGGCCCTGTGTATGCAGCCAAGGCTGGCGGCTTCTTCTTCATTGTCTTCGGTGTCATTGCCCTCATGGCGGCCTTCTTCACGATCAACCCGATCTGGAACTACGGCCCGTATGACCCCTCACCGGTGTCGGCCGGTACACAACCTGACTGGTACATCGGATTTGTTGACGGCGCCCTGCGCCTGATGCCGGGCACCTTCGGCGACTGGCATGTCGAGCAGGTCTGGTTCGGCCACGTGTTCACGTTCAACGTCCTGCTGCCCGCCTTGGTGCCTGCGGGCATTCTGTTCACTGTGATGTTCATGTACCCGTGGATCGAAAGCTGGATCACCAAGGACACCCGCGAGCACCATGTCCTGGACCGTCCGCGGAACGCCCCCACCCGCACCGCCATCGGGGTCGCCGGCTTCGTCTGGTACTGCGTGATGTGGGCAGCTGCTGGTTCGGACCTCATCGCAACACACTTCCACGTGTCCCTGAACGATGTGACGTACTGGCTCCGCGCCTTGTTCTTCGTCGGCCCGGTCATCGCGTTTGTGGTTGCAAAGCGGGTAGCCCTCGCACTCCAGCGCAAGGACCGCGAGATCGCGCTCCACGGCCGGGAAACAGGACGTATTGTCCGTCTTCCGCATGGTGAATTCATCGAAGTGCATGCGCCCCTGGACGAGTACAAGCGCTACAAGCTCGTTGGCTTCGAATCGCCCTCGCCGCTGCCGGCGGTCCCCAACGACCACGGCATTGTGACGCGCAAGGAAAAGCAGCGCGCTTTCCTGTCCAAGTGGTTCTTTGAAGACCGTGTGGCACCGGCCACGCCTGCAGAGCTGGAGGCCGCCCACGGCCACCACGCCCCTGCGGTCGAGGCTGGCGAGGAAACCAAGAGCCTCAGCCACTAACACTCATAGCAGTAACGGGAAAGGCCCGGTCCATTTGGACCGGGCCTTTCCCGTTACTGGCGGCCGCCGCTGTTGGCTATGGCCGGCCGGCTACTAGTGGTTTCGGTAGCCCAGCGATTGGTTGCGGGCAGGCCTCGCACCTGGCCGCTGGAGCGGTACCCATAGCTTGTAGCGGTCGGCACGGTAATACGAAACCGAGTAGTCAACCATCGCCCGGGCAACAAAGGCGTGCCTCTGGATTTTCAGCAAGGGGGCGCCGACGTCAACATTGAGCAAGCGTGCCGTCGAAGGCGATGCAGCCGTCGCTTCGATCATGTCTTCTCCCCACTCCATGACGAGGCCGAACTGCTCACTGAGCACGTTGTAGAGCGAGGTTGGGGGCTCGCCGTCGAGGAGTCCCGGGACTCGCTGCGCCGGGATGAAGTTCTCGTCCACGCTCATGGGCTCTCCGTCCGCCAGCAGCAGCCGACGGAAACGGACAAGTGGCGTCCCCTCCTCGACCTGCAGCTCACGGGCCAGGAAGGCACTGGCGCCTATCTGTTCAAAGCTCAGGACTTTAGCGGCCGGAATCATGCCGCGGCGTTGCATCTCCTCGCTGTACGAGGTGAGTTTTACCTGAAGGTCGAGTTTGGGCTTCCGTACGAACGTGCCAAGGCCGACGACCCGTTCGAGGACTTCCTCGCCTACTAGGGCATCGATGGCCTGCCGAACTGTCATCCGGGCCAGACCGAACCGCAGTGCAAGGTCACGTTCCGAGGGCAGAGCGGATCCGGGCGGACAGGAATCGCCGATGTAGGCCCGAAGGATCTCCCTGAGTTGGATGTAGATGGCAATCCCGCTGCCGCGGTCTATCTCACCGGCAACGCCGCGGGCATTAGCCACGGAGGTAGGCCCTAGCTTCAGTTTTCACTATCCAAGCTTAAGGCAATCAGCACTGCTGGACTAGACCACTTCCAGCGCCGGATCATCCGCTCTCATCGGTTTGGTCGCGAGGCCATCCAGCCGGATATATTTGGACAGGAAATTCAGCGATGAAAGTTTGGGGGCCGTCAGGAAATGGGAGAACCCTTGCCAGTGCATAAGGCCATAGTGTCAGCGTCAGTCGGCTTGCATGCCCGTCCCGCTGCGGTGTTCGTTAGGGCAGTGACCGAAACAGGACTTCCTGTCAGCATCCGCAAGGCCGGTATCCAGGGTGTCGACGCCCGTTCCCTGCTGGAAGTGATGACTGCCGATTTCCCGTTCGGCTGCGAAGTAGAACTTTCAGTTCCCGACAGTGCCCTCAGCGGCCCTGTCACTCACCGCGACGCAGAGGCGGCCCTCCGTATGCTGGCTGAGCTTCTGGAGTCACAGGGCGCCAGGTAGTCGCTCCCAGGGGGCATTGGCCTGTGACTCCCCGCGTCAAAAGCTAAGGAACAAGGACGACGTCGGGCCCCACCAGAAAGTAGGGCCCGACGTCGTAAGTTTTGCAAATATCTGCTGAAGTCCAGCGGCTTCTAGTGGGCGTGGTCCCCACGGCTGTACTCGAAGACCCACCCCACAAGGGCTACGACTGCGAGGCCGGCCGCGATGAACAGGATCCACCAACCGACGGCGAGGCCCAGGAATCCGCCCGCACACGCGAGACCCAGAACCAGCGGCCACCAGCTCCAGGGGCTGAAGTGGCCTTGTTCACCGGCGCCCTCGTGGATCTCGGCATCGTTGCGGTCCTCGGGACGCATCCCGATGCGCTTGCCGGTGAAGCCAAGGTAGCCGCCGATCATTCCGGAGAGTCCTCCCACCAGGAGAATCCCGAGGGTTCCGACCCATTCACTCCAGTTGGTCAGGAAACCGTAGACCAGGGAAACCGGTACGAAGAAGAAGACTCCGGCTCCAAATATCCATGATTCGATTTTCACTTGGCGGTGTCCTTCTGGTCGGCGTTACCGAGCACCGCTGCTGCGGCTGCAGGCGATTCAACGGTATGTACCTGCGAGAGCTCCGGGTGGTGGAGGTCCAGGGCTGGACGCTCTGAACGGATCCGGGGCAGCGAGGTGAAGTTGTGGCGCGGCGGCGGGCAAGAGGTAGCCCACTCAAGCGACGCTCCGAAGCCCCACGGGTCATCAACCTCAACGCGTTCGGAGCTCCGTGACGTGATGTAAACGTTCCAGAAGAACGGAATCATTGAGGCGCCGAGCAGGAAGGAGCCGATGGTGGAGAACTGGTTCATCCAGGCGAAGTTGTCCTCCACCAGGTAGTCGGCGTAGCGGCGGGGCATGCCCATAACCCCGAGCCAGTGCTGGATGAGGAACGTGCCGTGGAAGCCAAGGAACAGCATCCAGAAGTGGATCTTTCCGAGGCGCTCGTTGAGCATCTTGCCGGTGAATTTTGGCCACCAGAAGTAGAAGCCTGCGAACATCGCGAACACCACCGTGCCGAAGACCACGTAGTGGAAGTGCGCCACCACAAAGTAGGAGTCAGACACGTGGAAGTCCAGCGGCGGCGACGCCAGGATGATGCCGGTCAGGCCGCCGAAGAGGAAGGTGATGAGGAAGCCGATGCTCCACAGCATGGGGGTCTCGAATGTAATGGACCCCCGCCACATGGTGCCGATCCAGTTGAAGAACTTCACGCCGGTGGGGACCGCGATCAGCATGGTCATGAAAGCGAAGAACGGCAGCAGGACCGAGCCGGTCACGTACATGTGGTGGGCCCACACGGTCACGGACAGGGCTGCAATGGCGATGGTCGCGTAGACCAGGCCCTTGTAGCCGAAGATCGGCTTACGGCTGAAGACCGGGAAGATCTCGGACACAATGCCGAAGAACGGCAGCGCGATGATGTACACCTCGGGGTGTCCGAAGAACCAGAAGAGGTGCTGCCACAGCACCGCGCCGCCGTTCTCCGGATCGAAGATGTGTGCACCGAAGCGGCGGTCGGCGCCGAGCGCGAACAATGCGGCAGCCAGCGGCGGGAAGGCCATCAGCACGAGGATGGATGTCACCAGGGCGTTCCAGGTGAAGATGGGCATCCGCCACATGGTCATGCCCGGAGCGCGCATGCAGATGATGGTGGTGATGAAGTTGACGGCACCCAGGATGGTGCCGAAGCCGGACAGCGCCAGGCCGAAGACCCACAGGTCACCGCCGATGCCTGGGCTGAACGTGGTGTTGGACAGCGGCGCGTACGCGAACCAGCCGAACGACGCCGCACCCTGGGGGGTGATGAAGCCGGACACCGCGATGGTGGAGCCGAAGAGGAAGAACCAGAAGGCCAGGGCGTTCAGCCGCGGGAACGCGACATCGGGGGCACCGATCTGCAGCGGCATGATGACGTTGGTGAAGCCGGCGAACAGCGGCGTCGCGAACATCAGCAGCATGACGGTGCCGTGCATCGTGAACAGCTGGTTGTACTGCTCCTTAGTCTGCAGGATCTGCATGCCAGGTTCGAACAGCTCGGCCCGGATGAGCAGAGCCATGACGCCACCGAGGCAGAAGAACACAAACGACGCGATCAGGTACATGTACCCGATGGTCTTGTGGTCCGTGGAGGTGATCCAGTTGACGACGATGCGTCCCTTGGACTTAGGAACTACGGGAGCCTCTAGGGTTCCGGCAGGTGCGGTCTGGGTATAAGTTGCCACGTCGCTCCCCTTACTTAATTTCGTTCAGGTTCGGGTTGCGGTCATACTCTTCGCCGAGGAGTCCCGTGTTGCCGTCTGCCTTGAGCTTGTCCAGGTGAGCCTGGAATTCGGCTTCGGAGACAACCTTGACGCGGAACAGCATTTCGGAGTGGTACTCACCACAGAGCTCGGCGCACTTGCCGTCGTAGGTTCCCTCTTTAGTGGGCGTGAACCTGATGTAGTTGGTCTTGCCGGGGATCATGTCGCGCTTCTGGAGGAAGGCGGGAACCCAGAAAGAGTGGATGACATCGCGCGAGTTCAGTTCGAGGTCAACTGACTTTCCAACCGGCAGGTAAAGCGTCGGCAGCGCTTCCTTATTGATGGTGTTACCAGTCAGGTGTGCCTGAACTCCAGCCTCGTAGACATCCTCGGTGACGACGTCCCCGGACTTGTAGTTGAAGTCCCAGGCCCACTGCTTGCCGCGGACATCAACAACGACGTCGGCCGGCTTGGAGCGGTCATCGATGGCCTGCTGGTCGCGGTCGGTGAAGTAGAAGAACACCAGGACCATGAACAGCGGGATGGTCAGGTAAAAGACCTCCAGCGGAAGATTAAAGCTGGTCTGCCGCGGGAAACCCGTGGTGCCCTTGCGGCGGCGGTAGGCGACAAGGCACCAAACGATCAAGCCCCACGTGATGATGCCCACAACGAGGGCTGCAATCCATGAGTTGACCCAGAGGTCCATGATCCGGTCAGTGTGATTGGTGGTGCCACGCTCGGTGGGCAGCCACCCCTTCTCTACCTCTGGCGAACATCCAGTCAAAACCAACGCGCCGGCAACTGCCAAGCCTGAGATCGTAGTGATCGTTTTGCGTCGGCTGCCGGTTCGGTTCTGCGAACTCACAGACGGCCCTTCCTACTTGTTGCTGTTGCCCGGCCACCCAAGGGGCCGTCCGGGCACACTAAAAGTTTTACTACTCGGTGTAGAGCTTACCGCTCTGCCGGGCGTTTCGCCCACATGTCGGCGCCGTGCCTCCGTGCCGTTTTCGGCGGACGGAATGCAGGCGCCGGCATCGGGCGAAATAACCGGGTCAGTGGAACGAATCACCACAGGCGCAGGAGCCACCGGCATTGGGGTTGTCGATGGTGAAGCCCTGCTTGGAGATTGTGTCCTCGAAGTCGATGCTGGCTCCACTGAGGTACGGCACGCTCATCTTGTCCACCACAACTTCGACGCCGTCATAGTCGCGGACGGCATCTCCATCGAGGAGGCGCTCGTCGAAGTAAAGCTGGTAAATGAGGCCGGAGCAGCCGCCGGGCTGGACGGCAACGCGGAGGCGGAGATCGGTCCGGCCTTCCTGCTCCAGGAGGCTGCGCACCTTGCCTGCTGCGACGTCGGTCAGTTTGACCTCATGTGCGGCCAGTTCATCGCTGGCAGCGCTGGTGGTCTCGGTGATGTTCTCGTTGGTTGCAGTGCTCATTTGGCCTACCTTAGGACGGTCCTGGCGGCCCCGCGTCAGCGGTGCCTGCCCCTACGGATACGGTACGGGCTATAGCTACATGCTACTTCGG
Proteins encoded:
- a CDS encoding GntR family transcriptional regulator, with product MANARGVAGEIDRGSGIAIYIQLREILRAYIGDSCPPGSALPSERDLALRFGLARMTVRQAIDALVGEEVLERVVGLGTFVRKPKLDLQVKLTSYSEEMQRRGMIPAAKVLSFEQIGASAFLARELQVEEGTPLVRFRRLLLADGEPMSVDENFIPAQRVPGLLDGEPPTSLYNVLSEQFGLVMEWGEDMIEATAASPSTARLLNVDVGAPLLKIQRHAFVARAMVDYSVSYYRADRYKLWVPLQRPGARPARNQSLGYRNH
- the coxB gene encoding cytochrome c oxidase subunit II, which translates into the protein MSSQNRTGSRRKTITTISGLAVAGALVLTGCSPEVEKGWLPTERGTTNHTDRIMDLWVNSWIAALVVGIITWGLIVWCLVAYRRRKGTTGFPRQTSFNLPLEVFYLTIPLFMVLVFFYFTDRDQQAIDDRSKPADVVVDVRGKQWAWDFNYKSGDVVTEDVYEAGVQAHLTGNTINKEALPTLYLPVGKSVDLELNSRDVIHSFWVPAFLQKRDMIPGKTNYIRFTPTKEGTYDGKCAELCGEYHSEMLFRVKVVSEAEFQAHLDKLKADGNTGLLGEEYDRNPNLNEIK
- a CDS encoding cytochrome bc complex cytochrome b subunit; this encodes MSAASRAEAPAFVAKTKAGRITDFVDARVGGSGILREFGRKVFPDHWSFMFGEVALYSFVILLLSGTFLTFFFDPSMAETHYDGSYLPLKNVEMSVAYSSSLDISFDIRGGLFMRQVHHWAALLFVASIAVHMLRVFFTGAFRKPREMNWVVGSVLLILAMAAGFTGYSLPDDLLSGNGLRIIDGVMKAIPVVGTYISFFFFGGEFPGTAVIGRLYMLHILLVPALILLMIVLHLFMVVVHKHTQYPGPGRNDGNVVGYPLGPVYAAKAGGFFFIVFGVIALMAAFFTINPIWNYGPYDPSPVSAGTQPDWYIGFVDGALRLMPGTFGDWHVEQVWFGHVFTFNVLLPALVPAGILFTVMFMYPWIESWITKDTREHHVLDRPRNAPTRTAIGVAGFVWYCVMWAAAGSDLIATHFHVSLNDVTYWLRALFFVGPVIAFVVAKRVALALQRKDREIALHGRETGRIVRLPHGEFIEVHAPLDEYKRYKLVGFESPSPLPAVPNDHGIVTRKEKQRAFLSKWFFEDRVAPATPAELEAAHGHHAPAVEAGEETKSLSH
- a CDS encoding iron-sulfur cluster assembly accessory protein — its product is MSTATNENITETTSAASDELAAHEVKLTDVAAGKVRSLLEQEGRTDLRLRVAVQPGGCSGLIYQLYFDERLLDGDAVRDYDGVEVVVDKMSVPYLSGASIDFEDTISKQGFTIDNPNAGGSCACGDSFH
- a CDS encoding cytochrome c oxidase subunit 4, which encodes MKIESWIFGAGVFFFVPVSLVYGFLTNWSEWVGTLGILLVGGLSGMIGGYLGFTGKRIGMRPEDRNDAEIHEGAGEQGHFSPWSWWPLVLGLACAGGFLGLAVGWWILFIAAGLAVVALVGWVFEYSRGDHAH
- a CDS encoding ubiquinol-cytochrome c reductase iron-sulfur subunit — translated: MGNHSDGSPNHSGTVATAGQNEVEKFQDPGIPPHRLRLADTDPKAAKRAERQVAVLFGASVVGTLIFLVAYFAIDLGEGTSIATIRLQNALLGVGTAFAMLGIGTGIVHWAKALMPDHEVSEERHPIRTEEDRLAAVRIVDDIVEETGIKRRPLIRNTLLGAMALAPLPAIAVFGDLGPRPDRALAHTMWAPQEGKLKRLTRDPDGTPIKASDVTIGSAFHVIPEGLNELHEGKLNEKAKAVVLLMRLDPASLNPSEGREDWSYNGIVAYSKICTHVGCPVALYEQQTHHLLCPCHQSTFDLTNECKVIFGPASRPLPQLPIAVDAEGYLVATSDFNEPVGPSYWERDEHERSIES
- a CDS encoding HPr family phosphocarrier protein, translated to MPVHKAIVSASVGLHARPAAVFVRAVTETGLPVSIRKAGIQGVDARSLLEVMTADFPFGCEVELSVPDSALSGPVTHRDAEAALRMLAELLESQGAR
- the ctaD gene encoding cytochrome c oxidase subunit I; this translates as MATYTQTAPAGTLEAPVVPKSKGRIVVNWITSTDHKTIGYMYLIASFVFFCLGGVMALLIRAELFEPGMQILQTKEQYNQLFTMHGTVMLLMFATPLFAGFTNVIMPLQIGAPDVAFPRLNALAFWFFLFGSTIAVSGFITPQGAASFGWFAYAPLSNTTFSPGIGGDLWVFGLALSGFGTILGAVNFITTIICMRAPGMTMWRMPIFTWNALVTSILVLMAFPPLAAALFALGADRRFGAHIFDPENGGAVLWQHLFWFFGHPEVYIIALPFFGIVSEIFPVFSRKPIFGYKGLVYATIAIAALSVTVWAHHMYVTGSVLLPFFAFMTMLIAVPTGVKFFNWIGTMWRGSITFETPMLWSIGFLITFLFGGLTGIILASPPLDFHVSDSYFVVAHFHYVVFGTVVFAMFAGFYFWWPKFTGKMLNERLGKIHFWMLFLGFHGTFLIQHWLGVMGMPRRYADYLVEDNFAWMNQFSTIGSFLLGASMIPFFWNVYITSRSSERVEVDDPWGFGASLEWATSCPPPRHNFTSLPRIRSERPALDLHHPELSQVHTVESPAAAAAVLGNADQKDTAK